From Nocardia sp. NBC_00416:
GCGGTCGCCGGTTCCGGGGCTGTGCGCGTCGAACGGGGGGTGCGAACCAGATCCGCTACGGCCGCGAAATCGGTCTTCCCGTGTGGTGTACGCGGCATTTCGGTGACGATCTCCACCCGGTCGGGCAGGAGATGGCCGGGCAGGTGCCCGACGAGAAAGCCGCGAACATCATCCGCCCTGATCCCGGCGTCGACCACGACACAGCAGACGAGTTGGGTATCGGTCGCGACAACCGCGGACTGACGCACCCCGCGACAGCGCAGTGCGACGGTTTCGATATCGGCCGGCTCGATGCGGCGGCCGCGCAATTTGATACGCCGGTCCATCCGTCCGAGGAATTCGAGCTGGCCGTCGGGCAATCGGCGGACCAGATCACCGGAGCGGTAGAACCTGTCTCCGGTCACCGGATCCGCGACGAACGCTTCCGCGGTCTCCTGCGGCATTCCGAGGTAGCCGCGCGCCACGCCGAGTCCCCCGATCCACAGTTCGCCCGCCGTGCCGGGCTCCGCCGGAGCGCCGTCTGCACCGACGACCCGCAAGGTGGTGCCCGCGATGGCGTGCCCGATCGCGAGAGGTCGCGCGGATCCGGTCAGCGGATCGCTGATGGTGGCGCACACGGTGGTTTCGGTCGGCCCGTAGGAGTTGACGAGTCGGTGCCGGACCGTCCATTCGTCGACCACCGCCGCATTCGCCGCTTCACCGGCGATGACGAGGCTCAGTCCGGCGGGCATCCGGTCCTCGGGAATCGCCGCGAGCACAGACGGCACCATGATGGCGTGGGTGATCCGCTGCGCGACGATCGTCTCGGCGATCGCGAGGCCGTCGGTCAGCTGATCGTGCCCGGCGAAAACCGCCGTGGCCCCGGCACCGAGCGTCGAGGTGATCTCCG
This genomic window contains:
- a CDS encoding non-ribosomal peptide synthetase, with the translated sequence MPDEVPLQPPNRVWLQRLEERIPGIAHEVALTNSQLTLTYRELDQWIDRICAELVETGVTESESIAVVTPPRRTPHTTAAMLAIWRLSAVYVPLAADQPRDRTADVLAACPIRLALLDPEAAKPALPGEILTITVPPPGAAVADHPTYPAIEPDSLAYVIFTSGSSGTPKGVAVPHRGILAMADATAAALELRPGSRMLQFAPASFDASLAEITSTLGAGATAVFAGHDQLTDGLAIAETIVAQRITHAIMVPSVLAAIPEDRMPAGLSLVIAGEAANAAVVDEWTVRHRLVNSYGPTETTVCATISDPLTGSARPLAIGHAIAGTTLRVVGADGAPAEPGTAGELWIGGLGVARGYLGMPQETAEAFVADPVTGDRFYRSGDLVRRLPDGQLEFLGRMDRRIKLRGRRIEPADIETVALRCRGVRQSAVVATDTQLVCCVVVDAGIRADDVRGFLVGHLPGHLLPDRVEIVTEMPRTPHGKTDFAAVADLVRTPRSTRTAPEPATAAERVLCALFAEILALPEYHPADSFFDLGGESMEAARLTRSIRQTLGVEMTMRMLLDAPSPAQLAPLLSIPDLVSGG